The following proteins are co-located in the Paralichthys olivaceus isolate ysfri-2021 chromosome 2, ASM2471397v2, whole genome shotgun sequence genome:
- the drd5a gene encoding D(1B) dopamine receptor, with protein sequence MENPAKYLSSVQGIDSVPAPQGEIMWNGTETEATSEGGKDMVVRTVTGCLLSLLILWTLLGNILVCSAVLRFRHLRTKVTNIFIVSLALSDLFVAVLVMPWKAVAEVAGYWPFGTFCNVWVAFDIMCSTASILNLCIISVDRYWAISSPFRYERKMTQRVAFVMISITWTLSVLISFIPVQLNWHKASADDMAGAHNSSTRWQVEENCDSSLSREYAISSSLISFYIPVAIMIVTYTRIYRIAQIQIRRIASLERAAEHAQSCRTNRIECQHHNTLKTSIKRETKVFKTLSVIMGVFVCCWLPFFVLNCMVPFCDRPATDRDAGLPCVSETTFDVFVWFGWTNSSLNPIIYAFNAEFRKAFASLLGCRYFCSNTPVETVNISNELVSYNQDTLIHKEIANAYVNMIPNVVECIEHEETFDRISQFSHNNDNATDSVCDLEDCEADISLDRMSPFTPNGLH encoded by the coding sequence atggagaacCCAGCCAAGTACCTCTCATCGGTGCAGGGGATTGACTCTGTGCCGGCACCCCAAGGAGAGATTATGTGGAACGGCACCGAAACAGAGGCAACAAGCGAAGGGGGGAAGGATATGGTGGTGCGCACAGTGACGGGCTGTCTGCTGTCCCTACTCATCCTATGGACCCTCCTGGGGAATATACTGGTTTGCTCCGCGGTGCTGCGCTTTCGGCACCTGCGGACAAAAGTCACCAACATTTTCATCGTCTCCCTGGCTCTATCGGATTTATTCGTGGCCGTCCTGGTGATGCCATGGAAAGCTGTGGCAGAGGTGGCGGGATACTGGCCCTTCGGCACTTTCTGTAACGTCTGGGTCGCTTTTGACATTATGTGCTCCACCGCCTCCATCCTCAACCTCTGCATTATCAGCGTGGATAGATACTGGGCCATCTCAAGCCCCTTCCGCTACGAGAGGAAAATGACCCAGCGAGTTGCCTTTGTCATGATAAGCATCACTTGGACGTTGTCTGTGCTCATTTCATTCATACCGGTGCAGTTAAACTGGCACAAAGCCAGCGCGGACGACATGGCTGGGGCGCACAACTCTTCCACGCGTTGGCAGGTAGAGGAAAACTGCGACTCCAGCCTGAGCAGAGAGTACGCTATATCCTCCTCTTTGATAAGTTTCTATATCCCCGTGGCGATTATGATTGTGACTTACACCCGCATATACCGGATTGCACAGATACAAATTAGGAGAATAGCCTCCCTGGAGAGAGCAGCAGAACACGCGCAAAGTTGCAGAACCAACAGAATAGAGTGCCAACATCACAACACCTTGAAAACCTCGATCAAACGGGAAACCAAAGTGTTCAAAACTCTGTCGGTGATTATgggtgtctttgtgtgttgctGGTTACCTTTCTTCGTCCTAAACTGCATGGTCCCGTTCTGCGACAGGCCCGCCACAGACCGGGACGCAGGTCTGCCGTGCGTCAGCGAGACGACATTCGACGTCTTCGTGTGGTTCGGCTGGACCAATTCCTCCCTCAACCCCATCATCTACGCCTTCAACGCCGAGTTCAGAAAGGCTTTCGCCAGCCTCCTGGGCTGTCGCTATTTCTGCTCCAACACCCCGGTGGAAACGGTAAACATTAGTAACGAGCTGGTCTCATATAACCAAGATACCCTCATCCACAAGGAAATCGCAAACGCCTACGTCAACATGATCCCCAACGTGGTTGAATGTATTGAGCACGAAGAGACCTTCGACAGgatttcacagttttctcaCAACAACGACAACGCCACCGACTCGGTCTGTGACCTGGAAGACTGCGAGGCAGACATCAGTTTGGACAGGATGTCACCATTCACACCTAATGGATTACACTGA
- the otop1 gene encoding proton channel OTOP1, translating to MVEHSGLDIMCLNKYCHSSSSSSSSDQDKKTFAKLKLSLSGDYPRKNAEILSGQYGTNLLLIGAALMLAIAHHDPFVKEEHFLSFVTCLMSLQLIWMMWYILVRDRQKNTRTEKDVHATTCWIRGGLTLLALLSLIMDAFRIGHYVGYQSCVSAVLGVYPVIHATHTIAQVHFLWFHIKDVIKSFETFERFGVIHAVFTNLLLWCNGVMSEAEHFLNNHMRRLSALGYGNLTTVHSDPLCNCTTSTCSMFTSSLYYLYPFNIEYHIFVSAMLFVMWKNIGRTIDLSSNRKRLATKTRGLSVGPLLGLLALASTIGILVVYITHVESLQTRQSAISMFYIYGIVMLLFMCFAGALGLLIYRADHIPLDTSKNPSRQLDTELLFGSSIGSWLMSWCSIVAVLSTNSSPPYLWTNFFYSLLIVLEKYMQNLFIIESLYRQQGDGEREDPELPSAPEIFSVTSSLAPPYNGIINRAYETPEKACVTMENEQEESGQVYRCPRKPSEVPLPVGSKVVETPNIKRQILKNISVFLIMCNISLWILPAFGCRPQYDNGLEQETFGFSIWTTVLNFAIPLNLFYRMHSVASLFEVFRRV from the exons ATGGTGGAACACAGCGGCCTGGATATTATGTGTCTGAACAAGTACTGCCATagttcctcctcgtcctccagcTCCGATCAGGACAAGAAGACTTTCGCCAAATTAAAACTCAGCTTGTCTGGGGACTACCCGAGGAAGAACGCGGAGATCCTCAGCGGTCAGTACGGGACCAATCTGCTGCTGATCGGGGCCGCGCTGATGCTGGCGATCGCGCACCATGACCCCTTCGTCAAGGAAGAGCACTTTCTGTCCTTCGTCACCTGCCTCATGAGCCTTCAGCTGATCTGGATGATGTGGTACATCCTGGTGCGGGACAGACAGAAGAACACGCGGACCGAGAAAGACGTGCACGCCACCACATGCTGGATAAGAG GTGGCTTGACTCTACTTGCGCTCCTCTCACTCATTATGGACGCTTTCCGAATCGGGCATTATGTTGGCTACCAGtcttgtgtgtctgctgtgctCGGGGTATATCCTGTCATCCATGCAACTCACACCATAGCACAG GTGCATTTTCTTTGGTTTCACATCAAGGACGTCATCAAGAGCTTTGAAACATTTGAGAG GTTCGGTGTAATCCACGCAGTCTTTACAAATCTCCTCCTGTGGTGCAACGGTGTGATGTCAGAGGCCGAGCACTTCTTGAACAACCATATGAGAAGACTCTCTGCCCTAGGCTATGGAAACCTCACCACAG TTCACTCGGATCCCCTCTGTAACTGCACCACCAGCACTTGCTCCATGTTCACCAGCAGCCTCTACTATCTTTATCCCTTCAACATCGAGTACCACATCTTTGTCTCTGCCATGCTCTTCGTCATGTGGAAAAACATCGGGCGGACCATTGACCTTTCCTCAAACCGGAAAAGGTTGGCCACCAAAACCCGGGGCCTGTCCGTTGGCCCTCTCCTGGGTCTGCTAGCCCTGGCCAGCACTATCGGGATCCTGGTGGTCTACATCACCCATGTGGAGTCCCTTCAGACACGCCAGTCTGCCATTTCCATGTTCTACATTTACGGCATTGTCATGCTACTGTTCATGTGCTTTGCCGGGGCTTTAGGTCTTCTCATATACCGAGCGGACCACATACCACTGGACACCTCTAAGAACCCGTCGAGACAGCtggacacagagctgctgtttggaTCCTCTATTGGCTCCTGGCTCATGTCCTGGTGCAGCATTGTGGCTGTGTTGAGTACCAATAGCAGCCCTCCGTACCTGTGGACAAACTTCTTCTACTCTCTGCTGATTGTGCTGGAGAAATACATGCAGAACCTCTTCATCATAGAGTCTCTTTACCGCCAGCAAggggacggagagagggaggaccCAGAGTTACCGTCTGCTCCCGAAATCTTCTCCGTCACCTCCTCTTTAGCCCCGCCATACAACGGCATCATCAACCGAGCTTATGAGACGCCAGAGAAAGCCTGCGTTACCATGGAGAATGAGCAGGAGGAGAGCGGGCAGGTGTACAGATGTCCGAGGAAACCGTCAGAGGTACCTCTGCCTGTGGGGAGCAAAGTTGTGGAGACTCCAAATATAAAGAGGCAAATCCTGAAGAATATTTCTGTCTTCCTCATAATGTGCAACATCTCT CTATGGATCCTTCCCGCCTTTGGCTGCCGGCCACAGTACGACAACGGGTTGGAACAGGAGACTTTCGGCTTCAGCATATGGACGACAGTTCTCAATTTTGCCATCCCCTTGAACCTTTTCTACCGCATGCACTCAGTTGCCTCCCTCTTCGAGGTGTTCCGCAGGGTCTGA
- the tmem128 gene encoding transmembrane protein 128: protein MLNDSELATLRNRFKRDAEFLMQTTTASDQDEKSPEEKDAKPLPRINRHSVFWIVASMAVTYYVNFIQNIMENDNIKSWWFYVGLVLLGICLSLAMFCIVYLEWFKGIQHYDQEYPAIPPLTTAAFIAASCSFNIALWPVWSFFTPLILFTQFMGVVMLISLLG from the exons ATGCTGAACGACAGTGAGCTGGCAACGCTGCGGAACAGATTCAAGAGAGATGCAGAGTTTCTTATGCAAACAACGACAGCGAGTGACCAAGATGAAAAGA GTCCGGAGGAAAAAGATGCCAAACCTCTTCCTCGCATTAACAGACATTCCGTTTTCTGGATCGTGGCATCTATGGCTGTGACCTACTACGTCAACTTCATCCAAAACATCATGGAGAACGATAATATCAAAAG CTGGTGGTTCTATGTGGGTCTGGTACTCCTTGGGATCTGCCTGTCGCTGGCCATGTTTTGCATCGTATACCTGGAGTGGTTCAAAGGCATCCAGCACTATGACCAAGAATACCCTGCCATTCCTCCCCTCACCACCGCTGCATTTATTGCTGCATCATGCAG CTTTAACATAGCACTGTGGCCAGTGTGGTCCTTCTTCACGCCACTCATCCTCTTCACACAGTTCATGGGTGTGGTCATGCTCATCTCTTTGCTTGGATGA